The following nucleotide sequence is from Alkalihalobacillus sp. LMS39.
GGTCTTTCTAATTTTTCGGTTACCAATTGTTTTAATTTCGCGATTTCCAACTTACACGCCTCCTATCATTATTATTGTAACATCCCAGAGCAGAAAATAGAAAAGCTTGGTCTTATCCGAAAAAAGAAAAGCCGTTACTTCAGTATCAAACGATACAGAAATAACGACCAAACTTTCTTTTTATTCAGAGACCGAAGATAAAAACTGTTCGATTTCTTCTTGTGTTTTTCGGTCTTTACTCACAAAACGAGCGATTTCCTCACCATCCCGATAAACAAGAAAGCTTGGAATCCCAAACACATCTAATTGTGCGCATAAATCAATAAACTCATCTCGGTTCGCATAGAAAAACGTCATGTTTGCAAATTTAGCTTCAACTTCAGGCAAAAATGGTTCAATGACTCGACAATCCGGACACCAATCAGCAGAGAACATAACAACTGAAATTCCTTTTTTAATTTCTTCATGATACATCTCTAAACTTTGTAACTCTTTCATTTTCCCACCTCATTATTGTTCGATTTTCATATCACCTAGCTTAATCCATCCTAACTTACGCAACCATTCCGATAGTACCAAACTAATAATCGCAGGTCCAATAAAGTGAAGCAGAAAAACACCCCAGAAGACATTCCAAGAAAAACCCATATGTGTGAATGTCATAATTTGTCCAACAAATCCACTCGTTCCCATTCCAGCACCAGCAGGATTATTTGTCATCACAAATACCGTCGTTGCTATAGGTGCTAAGATGGCTCCGGCTATCATAGGCGGAAGTAAAATTCTTGGGTTTTTTACGATATTCGGCACTTGCAACATCGATGTCCCAATTCCAAT
It contains:
- a CDS encoding thioredoxin family protein, which codes for MKELQSLEMYHEEIKKGISVVMFSADWCPDCRVIEPFLPEVEAKFANMTFFYANRDEFIDLCAQLDVFGIPSFLVYRDGEEIARFVSKDRKTQEEIEQFLSSVSE